Sequence from the Magallana gigas chromosome 4, xbMagGiga1.1, whole genome shotgun sequence genome:
AGGAACATATACACAACAGTGCTGAATTCCAATGTGGATATTGTTGTGATATTCTGATAACTGTTTTTTTTGattgtttatgtgtgaaatCAGAATGCCCACGAAGCTGTCAAAAAAAGGACATTTGGAATGCCTAGGACAATTGCCTTGATCAGTCGTAATACAGCAAGTGGTTGTGCAGGACTTGTGAACTATATGGTTTGAGCTCTGCTTACGGTAAACAGTGAACTTTTGTCCATATCCGTCTCTGCGCGTTGTGTCAATCCGTCTGTGCGCGTTGTGTCAATCAAACTACAATACATGTTATTCTGCAGCAATAAATTGTCACTGATTGGCCGAGTACTTTTTGTCAAGTTTCATCATGATTTGTTCATTTAGTCAAGTTTCATCATGATTTGTCCATCAtatttgtgtttattgtatttatgtgttaaatttaaagattattaattttaactggtGTCCTTTATAAGCATGTTGAAATTACAGTTTCAGGTCTCTAACATTatacatcatatttttaattcaatacttattttgtgcatgttacattgaataatataattttttcactTCTGTAATATTGTGTATACACaaactgttttttattttttatttttgaaagtctTAATTTAATGTAATGCGAAATGTTAGTCTTGTTGTAACCTTTttgcatctttaaaaaaataaaactgtaatggcaattaaagatttttttttcattttggttgtagattaatataatatacatgactGCTTAAAATTACTGTAtacattaattatttataaatattgcatatattgtACCATTGATGCCAGAGCACAGAAAATGCATTGAACCAATATTTCTGCAATGTCATTTTTCTTGTGCAaatgtattgccagaaaggtgttgCAGCAACAATGTGTTGCAGCAAAACTTTTGCGGCAacatctttctggcaatattgccgcaatctcatttgcatacgaaaaacgctactgcagcaatattgccgcaatgtattgccagaaaggtgttgTTGCAACAATATGTTGCAGCAAAACTTTTGCGGCAATatctttctggcaatattgccgcaatctcatttgcatacgaaaaacgctactgcagcaacattgccgcaatgtattgccagaaaggtgttgTGGCAACAATATGTTGCAGCAAAACTTTTGCGGCAACATAGttctggcaatattgccgcaatctcatttgcatacgaaaaacgctactgcagcaacattgccgcaatgtattgccagaaTGTTGCTGCAGTATTGCTGCAATAATGCCAGAATGTGTTGCCAGAAGGTCAATATTTTGGTAAGGGATCTCTGGGGACTATATATATTCCCCAACCCCGAGGTTTGggaaattacttaatatttaaaaaaccgtGACTCCTCACCCCTAAACCGTAtaaattcttgttccttgtgtaatGGGGCATCATATGGTATATAGGTTATGGCCATATGGGAGTGGTTCCGTCTACCCctgaaacaggaagtgccctaaTTTAAATATCTCATTAAATTCCTATGAGATCCCCAACCCCAAACTACTTATATTCTTGTTCtttgtgttaaggggcatcaaatggtatgtaggttatGGGCCCTGGGGGTTGTCCTGACCCCCATTGAACAGGAAGTgtccaaatatctcgaaaacggttgagatccccacccctaaaccaaatatattcttgttccttgtgtcaaggagcatcaaatagtatataggtcatgggccccaagggtggtcatgacccccccccccccccccttttgctttgaacaggaagtgcccaaatatcttgaaaacagttgagatccccgcccataaatcatatatattcttgttccttgggtcATGCCGGTTAACCTGATGTacagtatcaaatcaaatcatatcaatcaatcaaaatttaaaacgaaAATGATTCTCTTGGCTGCAGTGAAAAGTAAGAGTTTATAGGtttacataaacagaaatattttcattaatattcaatagaattggtaatttttggtatttattttcgcagaatttgttaaatcttaTTGTTATAAGCTCTATTAAGTCATTTCAAGAAGATTATGTTATTGATGGtacatataattaatacattggtTGTTTGAATATTGCTTTTACTAGACTATATGATCAGACAATTGAATCATAAGTGTTTAGTTAACCCCAACATACAATCAATCAAGATGATATATTTAGAGGACTTTTTATCCTCTGGGATAAAATATCCCAACATGGTCATTCATAGGATTTTAAATCCTATAAAAGCCTTTTATAGGATTAATTATCCTATAAACACCAAAGatgggagaaaaaatcccatgggagtttatatcccacaaagatttttttctcccatgggattttggtggggtttgagatgggatgaaaaatcccaccaaaatcccatgggattttgatatttgagagacaattataagaaaactagagcaatgtgtacattcatgctgacatgataggatcaaagtaaaatgtcccaccaagatatataaacaaaagtaagctatgtccaacggaaagggtagctaaaagcccggaccttgtcatgtccggacttaaatgtcgcactgttaTATAAGGAACGCTGAATTAACCTTGAAAGTTATCACCTAAGATTATTTATTGCTGTTAAGAAATACGCTGCTGTCTTCTGATTGGTAAGTaaatttatttcacaatattaaacaaacaaaaaaaccccatataAATTAACAGCAATGATAGCACCGAGTGTTGAAATTATTAGGCACTTAGATATGGAAACATTGATTTAACGGCTTAATAACAACAGTTAATTAAtggtaaattaaaaagaaaacactgtaaaaaaaaccccataaaagtttcattttcatttatttatttattctcacattgtataaaacaacataTACAATACAAACAATATTATACACAAAGCAAGAGTGTATACTGTACACATCAACCTGGAGCATTGACtcgcattcattaatttggtcgcaAGTCGtaaattcttttgtaaaacgcagctcAGTCCTTTACTATATGCGTTACAACCCATTTTTGCTGAAATTGATCAATCAAAGTTTGCttaaatttaacatttaaaatccatttttcattttctacagTATGCGTCAACCAGACATAACTTAGACgacattcatgtaaaatattctgTATACATTTGAcccatataaaattataattattgtgtTGTGTTAGGctatgtaaaaacaattttacaatatacattgtatttgacaattttgattCTTTACCTTTCAACAATCTAATCTCAAAACTGAACATTCTAGTTTTTACATTCACACACAATGAATATCTAGCAAGTTCACCATAGATCATATAATTTGGTGTGGACATCTTAAGACTAAGTAaaagttaaatttaaaatgcaatttttcaaTGATACATTATGTCattgataaattttcaaaaccccACAATTCAGAACCATACAGTAAAACTGGGACTACTATTTTATCGAACATATCAAGTTTACAATCAATCGATAGATTTAGTTCTCTTGACTTTAATTATTGCGTACATTGCTCTGGTAGCAATCGTCACTACATTTTTCCTAGTACTGTAAAAAGAGTCTGTTCTTGAAAATATAACTCCTAAATATCAGAATTCCTTGATGATTTCTATTTTGTTACCATTGTATAGAAATGATACATTTGAAGTTTGCCTGCCTTTaccaaaaattgtaattttagttttctcaaCATTCACTTGCCATTGCCAATTGCCATTTTCACAGTTCATTTGAAAACAATGATGCTGCTATCGTAGATCATCGTTAGTTTCAGACATAGGTACAGTGTCGTTCGCGTACAGCATAATCATGATTCTTAGAATAGATAACACGTTAGTTTTTGTTCAGTTTCTTCAGACATGCTTTTCAGTCCTGACAttttcatgtgataaaaaatGTAACAATCTTCCATTTGTAATTTCCTCATTGGCAAACTGCAtacaattaatttgaatttatacaATTCAAATGTGATAGTGAATTATATATCTAgcgtgtttaaaaaatatttaatgatatgtGCAATAAATAGATAGGCGTCAATGTAAAAGTATTGGATACAGTACTTCACCGTAAACGAAATACACAGGTCACTATAATAGATGGTATATTAACTTTGCATACATTTGATAAATCTGATGAAATACGCAAGTAACCGAACATCTCTTGGTTTGTACACattaaacaggttttttttatctgattatttttttatattaaagatacatttaacgttacaaatatcaatttttgataaataaatatgtttaactcCATAATGATACTTAGCATGAAACTAATATTTTACACAGAACATGTAATGATTACGTGGATTAAATACACTATCCCCCCAAAGTTAAAACATAACCATGATGAttgacagtttaaaaaaaaagagcaatGCACTTTCTCAATAAAGACgacaaatgtatatacatgtatgtgtatgtacAGAATAGAAATATTCAGTGATAGAAAATGTCCCTATTGTTAGATACACTGTTCTGAAAAAATACCGATATTGTTTAGAGTTCCTTACAAAGACTGACtatccttacatgtatatacatgtattacactccATATCTAGACGTATGGCTACGAAgagaaaaattatattgtagTCACATGTACCAGAACTCTTTTGATAGGTTGTCCCTTTTTTAGCTAAACTTACAGGGATAAATTTTATATGCAACTATCAGTAGactcttttaaaataaaccattaatagataataaaccaTATTGATGTTTGACATATTGATAAATAATGTtagtaattaaaaacaattataggCTCTTTGTTCCGATAGCGAGGTTCACCTATCAGATGGAATATACCCCATCCCCAGCTAGACAAACTGTATCGATGGAATATGTGCCCCTATTATAGAGttactttttaatgaattttaatagAATATGTGATACTAGCTAAAAGAATGTTTGTTTCCCTTGCTAAACTTACTGTTCTGATTGATAATTTCCTTTAGCTACAATATGTACGCATTAATATAATATGAAGACTTTGATAGCTCTAAtacattttgttatactttcatgttaaatattgaaatctgattggttaagacgcagttaataatattttctattaccctcagcgttagcaacgcacttagcaacgggtaacattaaaaaatgttacatgcgcgaaaattatgcgcgtacggttcgctgtagaattcacgttattcctatataaaagcagtaaaattttcttaaaaattaatactattAATACTTAAAACTATTTATATAAAGTTTCCCTAGCCACacttggtacatgtatacacttgTTCCGTTCGATAATGTTCCACAAGCTGAACTAATGTTCACAGTGAGTAACTGTCATGAAATAAAGGCATTCCAAATCAGTCTGAAACCTGCCACCTCATAGATGTATCTCTTGTAAGTTGTTAACTCTTCCCTAATATTATTTAATCGTCTGGAAGCATACACCACTGATACAAATTTaataatatcaatgaaaaaagaTTCAGATCATATTTTGACATTACAATATCTCAgtcttatttttatgaaaagagaAAAGAAATTGTACTGTACTTTTCTCTATTTTAAATAGGCGCTCGACACTGTATATAAGAATGGCCTATGGAGTAAGCTTTTTATAAATGGAATTTACGggatttgttttgatatattatttaaaacatcTGCACAGATATTTAGTCATTAGTGAAACTGAAAcgtgttatttttcttttttcccccGAATACAACTTAGGAGTAAAGCAAGGAGAAACCGTTTCCCTTTTTTTCTTTGTGTACATTAACGACTTTTTTAATTCTTAGTAAAACAAACAATTGTTGAAATTCTGTTCCCGAAAAAAATGTAACTATCAAACCCAAATATAAACCATGGTTTGACTCAGCCTTACGGAGAGAGATTAGACAAAGAACCGCTTAGGAGATATCGCAATAAAATCTTAAAACGCTTAAGAtatgcaaaaatttaaaaatggaaatCTAATTAATTGGTAAAACAGTTACCTTGTAACAGAAAGCAACGAGATATATATCGAGAACTGTTGTCTTCTATTAAGTCGACTAATGATGGAGTGCCTCAAGGTTTTGTACATTGGGCCATTGGTATTTCTTATTTATGTAAACGATATATCAAATACTATGTTAGACTTTTTCTAGATGAGAAAAGTCTTTAAAATGCTGCAATCAATGTACGCTATATGGGATTTAATCTTAATCAGTTCAATTCTTCAAAAACAAAGGTTGTCCAGTTTTATATAACCATACATGTACGTTAATTTCAACCATGCAATTTGGAATTCATATCTACCCATAACACACTTTGGTGTTATATTTTCTGAGGACCTTTCCTGGTAatcttatataaataaattgtagAAATTGCTCAACAGAAATTGGGTTTAAcgaaaaaactttaaattcaaaCTAAACAGAAAATCAGTTTCATTTTCATATACTTAATTTGCAAGGCCTCACTAAGAATAAGCATCTGATGTTTAGGGCGGATGTTCTGTGACCGATccttaaaaataagaaaaaaaatgcatttaattgcaGCAAGAGTTGTTACAGGTTTTCCTATTGTTGCTTCTAGGGAGGGAATCTCTTTGCTTTGAAACAGGAAGGGAAACGCTATATAGTTAAAGGAAAACATACAGGCTAAAAAATTGACCGAAACATATTACCCAGTTTTGTAATGGATATTTTTCCAAACAAGGTGTTAATGCATTTAACGATACCACAAGACATGCACATAATTACTCTATACCAAAATGTCGTTTAGAATTGTATAAATCTTCGTTTGTTCCTAATGTTGTCGATGAATGGAATGCGCTTAATTTCAATGGATCATTAAAAAAACACGAAATATGGTTAAAGACCGAATGTTTCAAAGTTCTCTCAACTCATGTAATTCTAAATATCTgagaaatgtatatatatatatatatatatatatatatatatatatatatatatatatatatatatatatatatatatatatatatatatatatatatatatatatatatatatatacctgttcCCCTTAATTGTTTTACTGATCTGATCCTTTATATCAAAGTGTAGCAATAATATACATACTTTTAAACTTTCATATTTTCCAACCGTATCCAGTATGATTATATCTGTACTGACTTTACCTCTGACGATTTGTGTTTTAGTTTATTATGTATATTTGCTCCTTCTGTACAAAATTATtggttttaattaatatattgaacttgaaataaagTGTTTATACTTAATAAACTGTCTGTAGTCAGCATAACATTTTTTCTCCTCACTACTTTTACTCATCATTAAGTATTACCTAATTATCACTTAGGTATTACGTCTTTTCTTTTGATTAGATTATGTTTccctaattacatgtacttgatacCCCAAACTTAGCTACTTGTAGCTAGATAATTAGGTTTTCGGGGGTAGGAGGCATATTTAagatgtatattttaaatatttgaagtttccaggaggggggggggggttaacatCATCCCCTTCTCGACCCTACCCTCTCTACTGAATTGTTTCCTTGTATTATGGATATGTACTGTTCTAGAGAAGTTGTTTTTTAATTCAGACTTCCTTCGGGGTATGCGGTTCACAAGTCCAATACTTAACCATGGAGCTATGATAATActaatgtaaaaatgacaataacaaacggTCAATCGCtagtaaaaatttaacaaacattaaaatccccatcttgtgacgtagtgtcttaaaaaatatGTCTTGATGTAGTGAGGTATCTTAACGCACTATGACAGCATGTTTCAATAGACAACCTTTGatttacaaaacatatatgtataaatagTTTCTGAAGACAGTTCTAGTTCTTGTCATTGGATTTGGCATTTGTTCTTGGctgtgttttacaaaagaacttacgactcacgaccaaattaatgagtGCTAATTAATCACAaattaatcaatgttttattctcATGGCTGTAGAATATTATTATAGACATCAGAGGAGTTTATAAATAGAGTTCTGTCTAAGTTCTGTATATATCATTTcttgagactgaaaatatttatgactttgtcgtaagttcttttgtaaaacgcagcccttgTTCTTATATCGCTTACCTTCGAAACTTaaagaaaattgtaatttttttacatcGGTTAATGCATAGGTggtttaagaagaaaaaaacccgcTATGTGTTAATTGTGATTGTATTGATATATGCATGCAATCTGTATTGATTGTCGACTGCATTGATTATCACAATGCATGCTGTTAATTGGGGAAATAATCTAGGAGACTACGAAAATCTCTTAACAGTACGCTCAATTCGCACAAAATGATTACTATTTTAAGTTTCTAAAACATGACAAACCACATAGAAAGATAATAAGTGTAAATCAAACGTTTAATTTGTTAAAGTGACATGATTTCTGATATCAATAAACTtgtttatatacaaatatacatatgtagTCATGTGTAGTTAAACAGTCCTGGGAGTATAGAGTTAAAAACATTAgagaaaaatgtaatttattaatGATAGGTACTATAGTTGATTCAAATTATCATTATATCGAAGCAAAAACTTGTACATATTAAGAAAATgctatttgaaataaatgaaaaacagtGGCATGAACAGTTATATAATGATAAGAACAAACCAAATGGTAACAAATTAAGAACATATAGATTGTATAAAATAGTCTAGGCACGTGTTTTTAAGCTGAAAATGTACGTTgtagaaataaatatatcatcaaaCTTTTGCAATGGTTCATTATATACCTTTAGAGATAGAAAACGGCAGATATACCAAGCCAGTAACTCCATTAGATCttagaacatgtaaatattgtgcaaataatattttagaggatgaaatttactttttaatacATTGTGAGTTTTATAATGATTTGTGCTTTGACACATATGTATATTTGCACAGTTCAAAACATTGAGGTAAACTTTAGAGATGTTAATGAATATGATAAATTATACTTTTAATgattgaataaatcaaatgtacaagatgaataaattatatattttggccgaaacatttttatcaatcatttacTGATCCTTTCGATGTCAAAGTATGTTCTGTTCTTTGTATCTAACTTCCCTTTCTTTGACCTTCAGGTCATGTCATCCAGAGAAGCCACCCTCCCTCCCTACACCATGTCTTCCATGGTCATCTACGCCATCCAGTGCTCTCCGCAGAAGGCCTTGGCCTTGTCAGAGATCTGTACGTCCCTGGAGGCCATGTTTCACGTCTATGGCGGCAACGACCAAGCTTGGTACAACAAGGTCCGTAACGTCCTCTCCAAGAACAACCACTTCGTCAAGATGAGGCATCCCAACAACAGCCGCAGGTGCTTGTGGACCGTCGACCTGTCCCTGGTTCCCCTCACTTCGTTCCGGAAGCAGACGACACGAAGAGAAAGTCACAGCGCCTGGCCGAACCTTCTCCATTATTACCTTGGAGTTCCAGAAATCAAACTTCGCAGCGTCGTGTCATCGAGTGCAGCTTCCGGAAGCGAATCCCCGAGTGTTGCGTCATCTCAGCTCAGCTTCGGCATTGACCGTATCCTCAGCATGTCTCCTAGGACGACGAAGACCCCGAAGACTCACAAAACAGACGATTCGGTTCCTCATGAAGAGACTTGTTCCGAATGTGATTCATTTTGCAGTGTGTTCGATTCCACATACGACGACAGTGATTCAGTTCATGGCATTTTTTATTCCTCCATGGAAAGATTCCGAGGTTGTTCCGATGTGTCATCCTCCAAAGATATCCAAGAGTTTGGCCATTCCACCCGCATCTTCTCGGATTCTAGTTTTGTTTCCCTAGACGCTCCATGTTCACCAATTGAGCCAGAGCTATCACAGGAGGACATTTTCGCGGGTGTTGAAGAACTCCAGTCCCTTTTGGAACCCGAAGACGTCATCGACTTCGCCCCTTCAGACGATTCCGTCAACATTTCGCCGGCCGACAGTTACAGTCTTTCGGCCCTTGATACTATCGCCGACTTTGTCATCTCTACACAATGCCCGGGAGATTTCTTCATGGAGTTTGAGCCTTACTTGCGGGACCTCAGTGACTGATGTGTGTGCTATACTTGTTGTATGACAATAGACATGTACCTCACTGGACTGGTATTTGATTTATCGTTttgttatgcattttttttgtatatattcatttcatggcaattaaattatatataatttattctttttttgattttttttttcatatttttacaattcTGATACACCCATTATGCCGACGTAAAATGATGTAAAcgaatacaatacaatataagtAGCAAATCGGAATTTTACAAGAAAGAGGAAGAGTATTTTGTCATGTGCTACCTGTGAGTGGGCGGGGCCATAACGTCATTATTAGATATGCATCACTGATGAACTTGAATctaataatttgtaaaaatacagtaaaatgtaaaatgtactTGCAACGATCGCTAAATCTTAATTTTCCGGAATTGTTGACATTTTGACCTAGTGAGTTgataacaatataaatagaatGTTTTATTGGTCCTGGGTCAAAGAAGTTGTAAACACAAGGATTTGGGAACAAACCAGATGATTGTATTGGGTGATATAAACTACTGTACGATCATGACTTGTTCAGATCCTCTTAA
This genomic interval carries:
- the LOC105342342 gene encoding fork head domain-containing protein L1, producing the protein MSSREATLPPYTMSSMVIYAIQCSPQKALALSEICTSLEAMFHVYGGNDQAWYNKVRNVLSKNNHFVKMRHPNNSRRCLWTVDLSLVPLTSFRKQTTRRESHSAWPNLLHYYLGVPEIKLRSVVSSSAASGSESPSVASSQLSFGIDRILSMSPRTTKTPKTHKTDDSVPHEETCSECDSFCSVFDSTYDDSDSVHGIFYSSMERFRGCSDVSSSKDIQEFGHSTRIFSDSSFVSLDAPCSPIEPELSQEDIFAGVEELQSLLEPEDVIDFAPSDDSVNISPADSYSLSALDTIADFVISTQCPGDFFMEFEPYLRDLSD